In Modestobacter versicolor, a single genomic region encodes these proteins:
- a CDS encoding LLM class F420-dependent oxidoreductase has product MQLRIFTEPQMGATYDDLLAVARRTEETGFDAFFRSDHYLTMGGDGLPGPTDAWVTLAGLARETSRIRLGTLMTAATFRLPGPLAISVAQVDQMSGGRVELGIGSGWFAEEHSAYGIPFPELGERFDRYEEQVAVISGLWSTPAGETFDFAGTHYQLAGSPALPKPVQPGGIPILVGGGGKRRTPRLAARYAAEFNVPFQSAADNARLFDGVRAACGEIGRDPAELVYSSALVVCVGRDDAEVARRAAAIGRDVDELRANGVAGTPAEAVDTLGRFAEAGASRVYLQVLDLADLDHLDLVAAEVAPQLS; this is encoded by the coding sequence GTGCAGCTACGGATCTTCACCGAACCCCAGATGGGCGCCACCTACGACGACCTGCTCGCGGTGGCCCGGCGCACCGAGGAGACCGGCTTCGACGCCTTCTTCCGCTCCGACCACTACCTGACCATGGGCGGCGACGGGCTGCCCGGCCCGACCGACGCCTGGGTGACCCTCGCCGGGCTGGCGCGGGAGACCAGCCGGATCCGGCTCGGCACGCTGATGACCGCCGCCACCTTCCGGCTCCCTGGGCCGCTGGCCATCTCGGTCGCCCAGGTCGACCAGATGAGCGGCGGCCGGGTCGAGCTGGGCATCGGCTCGGGCTGGTTCGCCGAGGAGCACAGCGCCTACGGCATCCCGTTCCCCGAGCTGGGGGAGCGGTTCGACCGCTACGAGGAGCAGGTGGCGGTGATCAGCGGGCTGTGGAGCACCCCGGCGGGGGAGACCTTCGACTTCGCTGGCACCCACTACCAGCTGGCCGGCTCGCCGGCGCTGCCCAAGCCGGTGCAGCCCGGCGGGATCCCGATCCTGGTCGGCGGGGGTGGCAAGCGCCGCACCCCGCGGCTGGCCGCCCGGTACGCCGCGGAGTTCAACGTGCCGTTCCAGTCGGCGGCCGACAACGCCCGGCTGTTCGACGGCGTCCGCGCGGCCTGCGGCGAGATCGGCCGCGACCCCGCCGAGCTGGTCTACAGCTCCGCGCTGGTGGTCTGCGTCGGCCGGGACGACGCCGAGGTCGCCCGCCGGGCCGCGGCGATCGGCCGGGACGTCGACGAGCTCAGGGCCAACGGTGTCGCCGGCACCCCGGCCGAGGCCGTGGACACCCTGGGCCGGTTCGCCGAGGCCGGCGCCTCCCGGGTGTACCTGCAGGTGCTCGACCTCGCCGACCTCGACCACCTGGACCTGGTGGCGGCCGAGGTCGCGCCCCAGCTCAGCTGA
- a CDS encoding DUF4191 domain-containing protein, translated as MARSRSTDSSAPTGNAGRGPAGVPGRGSKGATAVGAAGGAKAPKAGKAPKLGKDGQPKVSRLKKMKSQAGMIGQAYKLTYRNDPKLPWVMLITFVVVFAVVELVGILLSSPFLFLPIAILLGLLATLIVFGRRAQGTAYKQVEGQPGAASWVLEGMRGDWRVSSGVAGNRELDAVHRVLGRPGIILVGEGNPNRVRGLIAQEKRRIAKVVGDTPIYDVVVGDGEGQVPLKKLSAHVMKLPRNLSAAEVNALGKRMSALGGARMPVPGGPLPGGRQMSVSQRQVRRR; from the coding sequence ATGGCACGCAGCAGGTCGACCGACTCCTCCGCTCCCACCGGCAACGCCGGACGGGGCCCGGCCGGCGTCCCCGGGCGCGGCAGCAAGGGCGCCACGGCGGTGGGCGCGGCGGGTGGGGCCAAGGCGCCGAAGGCCGGCAAGGCCCCCAAGCTCGGCAAGGACGGCCAGCCGAAGGTCTCGCGGCTGAAGAAGATGAAGAGCCAGGCCGGCATGATCGGCCAGGCCTACAAGCTCACCTACCGCAACGACCCCAAGCTGCCCTGGGTCATGCTGATCACCTTCGTGGTGGTCTTCGCGGTCGTCGAGCTCGTCGGCATCCTGCTCAGCTCGCCGTTCCTCTTCCTGCCGATCGCCATCCTGCTCGGCCTGCTCGCCACCCTCATCGTGTTCGGCCGGCGCGCCCAGGGCACCGCCTACAAGCAGGTCGAGGGCCAGCCCGGCGCCGCGTCGTGGGTGCTCGAGGGCATGCGCGGCGACTGGCGGGTCAGCTCCGGCGTCGCGGGCAACCGCGAGCTGGACGCCGTCCACCGGGTGCTCGGCCGCCCCGGGATCATCCTGGTCGGCGAGGGCAACCCCAACCGGGTGCGCGGGCTGATCGCCCAGGAGAAGCGGCGGATCGCCAAGGTCGTCGGCGACACCCCCATCTACGACGTGGTGGTCGGCGACGGCGAGGGCCAGGTCCCGCTGAAGAAGCTCAGCGCGCACGTGATGAAGCTGCCCCGCAACCTGTCCGCCGCCGAGGTCAACGCGCTCGGCAAGCGGATGAGCGCCCTCGGTGGCGCCCGGATGCCGGTGCCCGGCGGCCCGCTGCCCGGCGGCCGGCAGATGTCGGTCAGCCAGCGGCAGGTCCGCCGCCGCTGA
- the lipA gene encoding lipoyl synthase has translation MSLGMEEAPAETPQTSSGIEPAGRKLLRLEVRNSQTPIERKPEWIKTKLKTGPEYTELKSLVRREGLHTVCEEAGCPNIYECWEDREATFLIGGDQCTRRCDFCQIDTGKPADFDRDEPRRVAESVATMGLRYATITGVARDDLPDGGAWLYAETVRQIHDQIPGCGVELLIPDFNAEPDQLAEVFSSRPEVLAHNVETVPRIFKRIRPGFRFERSLSVITAARDAGLVTKSNLILGMGEEPHEVVEAMQALHDAGCDLLTITQYLRPSVRHHPVVRWVKPDEFVGFQAQAEEMGFAGVLAGPLVRSSYRAGRLYQQAAEARGLAVTTR, from the coding sequence ATGAGCCTGGGCATGGAGGAGGCGCCGGCGGAGACCCCGCAGACGTCCTCCGGGATCGAGCCGGCCGGTCGCAAGCTGCTCCGTCTGGAGGTCCGCAACAGCCAGACCCCCATCGAGCGCAAGCCCGAGTGGATCAAGACCAAGCTGAAGACGGGGCCGGAGTACACCGAGCTCAAGTCGCTGGTCCGCCGCGAGGGCCTGCACACGGTCTGCGAGGAGGCCGGCTGCCCCAACATCTACGAGTGCTGGGAGGACCGCGAGGCCACCTTCCTCATCGGGGGCGACCAGTGCACCCGGCGCTGCGACTTCTGCCAGATCGACACCGGCAAGCCCGCCGACTTCGACCGTGACGAGCCCCGCCGGGTCGCCGAGAGCGTGGCCACCATGGGCCTGCGCTACGCCACCATCACCGGCGTCGCCCGCGACGACCTCCCCGACGGCGGTGCCTGGCTCTACGCCGAGACCGTCCGCCAGATCCACGACCAGATCCCCGGTTGCGGCGTCGAGCTGCTGATCCCGGACTTCAACGCCGAGCCCGACCAGCTGGCCGAGGTCTTCTCCTCGCGCCCGGAGGTGCTCGCGCACAACGTCGAGACGGTCCCCCGCATCTTCAAGCGCATCCGCCCCGGCTTCCGCTTCGAGCGCTCGCTGTCGGTCATCACCGCGGCGCGGGACGCGGGCCTGGTCACCAAGTCCAACCTGATCCTGGGCATGGGCGAGGAGCCGCACGAGGTCGTCGAGGCCATGCAGGCGCTGCACGACGCGGGCTGCGACCTGCTCACCATCACCCAGTACCTGCGGCCCAGCGTCCGGCACCACCCGGTCGTCCGGTGGGTCAAGCCCGACGAGTTCGTCGGCTTCCAGGCCCAGGCCGAGGAGATGGGCTTCGCGGGCGTGCTCGCCGGCCCCCTGGTGCGCAGCTCGTACCGCGCCGGCCGGCTGTACCAGCAGGCCGCCGAGGCCCGCGGGCTGGCCGTCACCACCCGCTGA
- a CDS encoding NTP transferase domain-containing protein has protein sequence MRTTELSTIDARDRHEHAADALVPPQVVILAAGMGTRLGRALPKPLTQLMDGRSIMEQQLDGVREVFGPAARVTVVVGYRSKRVMRAQPDLLFAFNPEFERTNTSKSLWRGLRTSAPGGVLWLNGDVVFEPAVLAQTTELVAADQSFVCVDTSTVADEEVKYTLDEEGYIAELSKTVIGGLGEAVGINYVSGADKALLLEHLAACADSDYFERAMETAVQQSGVRFRPVDISRFSAVEVDFEDDLARANSWLRSRSLLEPLEEGVR, from the coding sequence ATGCGCACGACTGAGCTGTCCACGATCGACGCCCGCGACCGTCACGAGCACGCGGCCGACGCCCTCGTGCCGCCCCAGGTGGTCATCCTGGCCGCCGGGATGGGCACCCGGCTGGGCCGGGCGCTGCCCAAGCCGCTGACCCAGCTGATGGACGGCCGCAGCATCATGGAGCAGCAGCTGGACGGCGTCCGGGAGGTCTTCGGGCCGGCCGCCCGGGTGACCGTGGTCGTCGGCTACCGCAGCAAGCGGGTCATGCGCGCCCAGCCGGACCTGCTGTTCGCCTTCAACCCCGAGTTCGAGCGCACCAACACCTCCAAGAGCCTGTGGCGCGGGCTGCGCACCTCCGCCCCCGGCGGCGTGCTGTGGCTCAACGGCGACGTGGTCTTCGAGCCGGCGGTGCTGGCCCAGACGACCGAGCTGGTGGCCGCCGACCAGAGCTTCGTCTGCGTGGACACCTCCACGGTCGCCGACGAGGAGGTCAAGTACACCCTCGACGAGGAGGGGTACATCGCCGAGCTGTCCAAGACCGTCATCGGCGGCCTGGGCGAGGCGGTGGGCATCAACTACGTCTCCGGCGCGGACAAGGCGCTGCTGCTGGAGCACCTGGCCGCGTGCGCGGACTCCGACTACTTCGAGCGCGCCATGGAGACCGCTGTCCAGCAGTCCGGGGTGCGCTTCCGGCCGGTGGACATCTCGCGGTTCTCCGCCGTCGAGGTCGACTTCGAGGACGACCTGGCGCGGGCGAACAGCTGGCTGCGGTCGCGCTCGCTGCTCGAGCCGTTGGAGGAGGGCGTCCGCTGA
- a CDS encoding CDP-glycerol glycerophosphotransferase family protein — MTTIVWSSFSGRYSDSPRAVYEALLPRGEEFSHVWLVRPETRGDFPAGVATAEYGSPEGRAALEAADVVFANNGISLDWDKSPATTYVQTWHGTPLKRMHRDVARPTGGLLTALDRDVARWDVLLSPNAFSTPNLRSAFGYTGEVLETGYPRNDVLSAPDRDERRAAVRAALGIADGVTTVLYAPTWRDDLVMTDGVPDHAFPPDFADLVDGLPADHVLLLRLHTMVADRFPQVTGERVVDVSDHPEVSDLYLAADVLLTDYSSAMFDFAVTGRPVLSFTYDLEHYRDELRGFYFDLAEVAPGPLLSTSAEVVAALADLAGGRRQDTARRAAFERTFCSLEDGHATDRVVARFFPPTDRVPAPPADRGVEHAHD; from the coding sequence GTGACGACGATCGTCTGGAGCAGCTTCTCCGGCCGGTACTCCGACAGCCCGCGCGCCGTCTACGAGGCGCTGCTGCCCCGCGGCGAGGAGTTCTCGCACGTGTGGCTGGTGCGCCCGGAGACCCGGGGCGACTTCCCGGCCGGTGTGGCGACCGCGGAGTACGGCAGCCCGGAGGGCCGGGCCGCCCTCGAGGCGGCGGACGTGGTGTTCGCCAACAACGGCATCTCGCTGGACTGGGACAAGTCGCCGGCGACGACCTACGTGCAGACCTGGCACGGCACCCCGCTCAAGCGGATGCACCGCGACGTCGCCCGGCCGACCGGCGGGCTGCTGACCGCGCTGGACCGGGACGTCGCCCGGTGGGACGTGCTGCTGTCGCCGAACGCGTTCAGCACGCCGAACCTGCGCAGCGCCTTCGGGTACACCGGCGAGGTCCTGGAGACCGGCTACCCGCGCAACGACGTCCTCAGCGCGCCGGACCGCGACGAGCGGCGCGCCGCCGTGCGGGCCGCCCTGGGCATCGCCGACGGCGTGACGACGGTCCTCTACGCCCCCACCTGGCGCGACGACCTGGTGATGACCGACGGGGTGCCGGACCACGCGTTCCCGCCGGACTTCGCCGACCTGGTCGACGGGCTGCCGGCCGACCACGTGCTGCTGCTCCGGCTGCACACCATGGTGGCCGACCGGTTCCCGCAGGTCACCGGCGAGCGGGTCGTCGACGTCTCCGACCACCCCGAGGTCTCCGACCTCTACCTGGCCGCGGACGTGCTGCTCACCGACTACTCCTCGGCCATGTTCGACTTCGCGGTGACCGGACGGCCGGTGCTCTCCTTCACCTACGACCTCGAGCACTACCGCGACGAGCTGCGGGGCTTCTACTTCGACCTGGCCGAGGTCGCCCCCGGACCGCTGCTGTCGACGAGCGCCGAGGTGGTGGCCGCCCTGGCCGACCTCGCCGGTGGACGACGCCAGGACACTGCGCGCCGGGCAGCGTTCGAGCGCACGTTCTGCAGCCTCGAGGACGGCCACGCCACCGACCGGGTGGTCGCCCGGTTCTTCCCGCCCACCGACCGAGTCCCCGCACCACCAGCCGACCGAGGAGTTGAGCATGCGCACGACTGA